The DNA region CGGCGGTTCCCGGCATGCAGAACAGGTCCGCCTTGATGTAGGTCTCGCGGAGCTCGTCATCACTGGCAAGCCCGAGGAACTTCACCCGGTCTCCGAGCCCCAGCCTGTCCACCAACGCTTCAAGGGTCTGGCGCACCTCCCCTCCGCCCACAATTTCGAGGTGGACGTTCAGCTCTGTGGGCGTCTTTGATACCGCCTTGATCAGCACGTCCACGTGCTTTTCCTCGGCGAGGCGTCCCACAAACACCACGGTGGGGTGCGGGTGGCGTGCGATGACCTCCCCCGGCTTCAATTCATAGGCGGAAGAGTCGATGCCGTTGGACAGCGGGAGCACCTTGCGCAGGAAAGCGTGCCGGTGCATGGCCTTGGCCGCCAGCGGCGTCGGTGTGGTGACGACGTCGGCCTTACCCATGACCTTCCCCATGTCCTTCCACGAGATCCGGCCGATGATGTCCTTGAACCATTGCGGGAACGGCAGGAAGGGGTTCAGGTTCTCCGGCATGAAGTGGTTGGTGGCCACAATCCTGATGCCCCGCTTCGCGGCTTCATACAGGACATGCTCGCCGATCATGTAGTGACTCTGAATGTGCACTACGTCCGGCTGGATGCGGTCGAACAGCAGCTTGATTTCCTTCTTGATTTCCCATGGAAAGCAGATGCGGAAGTACTCGTGCGTGAACACGCCGTGCGAGCGCAGCCGGTGCACGGTGGCCTCG from Arthrobacter pascens includes:
- a CDS encoding glycosyltransferase, translating into MTTPADQRSLTILIAADTYPPHINGAATFGYRLAKGMTGRGHNVHVLACRADNGKSFTEFRSEATVHRLRSHGVFTHEYFRICFPWEIKKEIKLLFDRIQPDVVHIQSHYMIGEHVLYEAAKRGIRIVATNHFMPENLNPFLPFPQWFKDIIGRISWKDMGKVMGKADVVTTPTPLAAKAMHRHAFLRKVLPLSNGIDSSAYELKPGEVIARHPHPTVVFVGRLAEEKHVDVLIKAVSKTPTELNVHLEIVGGGEVRQTLEALVDRLGLGDRVKFLGLASDDELRETYIKADLFCMPGTAELQSLVTLEAMSASTPVLLADAMALPHLVRDGENGYLFTPNDSDDLAAKITRILELPPAELAAMGKASRRMVEPHSMQGTLQTFEDLYRGAGFEDKVV